In Trifolium pratense cultivar HEN17-A07 linkage group LG7, ARS_RC_1.1, whole genome shotgun sequence, a genomic segment contains:
- the LOC123894192 gene encoding serine/threonine-protein kinase RIPK-like — MSSKKITWKSIVLILGCYKTKCSLEETEKRGLKQSSFQRVSLSDISNSSSSQAIEDISISFAGSKLYTFTLEELKEATNNFSWSNLLGEGGFGPVYKGFVDDKLRHGLKAQSVAVKRLNLDGSQGHREWLAEIIFLGQLRHPHLVKLIGYCYEEEQRLLVYEYMARGSLENQLFRRYSATLPWSTRMKIALGAAKGLAFLHEADKPVIYRDFKSSNILLDSDYTAKLSDLGLAKDGPEGEETHVTTTCIMGTKGYAAPEYIMSGHLSTKSDVYSYGVVLLELLTGKRVVDKSRTNRERHLVEWARPILRDQRKLPHIIDSRLEGQFPIKGAWKVAALTYKCLSHHPTPRPNMSDVVKTLESLQDFDDVFIGPFVYVAVSESSQ, encoded by the exons ATGAGTTCTAAAAAGATTACATGGAAGTCTATTGTCTTGATCTTAGGTTGTTACAAGACAAAATGCTCTTTGGAAGAAACAGAAAAAAGAGGTTTAAAACAAAGTTCTTTCCAAAGGGTATCTTTGTCTGATATAAGTAATTCTAGTTCTAGTCAAGCTATTGAGGatatttcaatttcttttgCTGGTTCAAAGCTTTACACATTCACCTTAGAGGAGCTAAAAGAAGCAACAAATAATTTCTCATGGAGTAATTTGTTAGGTGAAGGTGGTTTTGGACCTGTGTATAAGGGTTTTGTTGATGATAAACTTAGACATGGTTTGAAGGCTCAATCTGTTGCTGTCAAGAGACTCAACTTGGATGGCTCACAAGGTCATAGGGAATGGCTG gCAGAGATTATATTTCTTGGACAGCTTAGACATCCACATCTTGTCAAGCTAATTGGATATTGTTATGAAGAGGAGCAGAGGCTTTTGGTGTATGAATACATGGCAAGAGGGAGCTTGGAGAATCAATTGTTCAGAA GATACTCTGCAACCTTACCATGGTCAACCAGAATGAAAATTGCATTAGGTGCAGCTAAGGGACTAGCCTTTCTTCATGAAGCAGATAAACCTGTAATATATAGGGATTTCAAAAGTTCAAATATATTGCTGGATTCG GATTACACTGCTAAACTATCAGACCTTGGACTAGCTAAAGATGGTCCTGAAGGGGAAGAAACACATGTGACAACAACATGTATAATGGGAACTAAAGGTTATGCTGCTCCTGAGTATATCATGTCAG GTCACCTTTCTACAAAGAGTGATGTGTATAGCTATGGAGTAGTGTTATTGGAATTGCTTACAGGAAAGAGAGTAGTGGACAAGAGCAGAACAAACAGAGAGAGACACCTTGTGGAATGGGCAAGACCTATTTTGAGAGATCAAAGAAAGCTTCCTCATATAATAGACTCAAGATTAGAGGGACAGTTTCCTATTAAAGGAGCTTGGAAGGTTGCAGCATTGACTTATAAATGCTTGAGCCATCACCCTACTCCAAGGCCTAATATGAGTGATGTGGTAAAGACATTGGAATCACTTCAGGATTTTGATGATGTGTTCATAGGACCATTTGTGTATGTGGCTGTTAGTGAAAGTAGCCAATGA
- the LOC123894193 gene encoding dihydrolipoyllysine-residue acetyltransferase component of acetoin cleaving system has protein sequence MIPSFVSFAGLYNGYLRRCFTGAGLFSQKIEIDDETTLHVWGPRNQSSQKPSLVLIHGFGPMAMWQWRHQVQFLAPHFNLYVPDLIFFGESTTKSKERTEIFQAESVGKLLEKIGVKKYHVAGTSYGGIVAYNLAKMLGEEKIEKVVIASSGVNMTKNHNVELLKKVGLDKIEDLMLPSTTQHLRKLMSLAVAKRIPYVPNFFLKDFLNRLYSDNRKEKMELLGGLSLGKVETSNISPLQQEVLILWGEEDHVFPVQMAHELKEIISKNAKIELIKEASHVPQIEKPEEFNKIILKFLRPSS, from the exons ATGATTCCATCGTTTGTTAGCTTCGCCGGTTTATACAACGGCTATCTCCGGCGTTGTTTCACCGGAGCAGGCCTCTTCTCACAAAAAATCGAAATAGACGACGAAACAACTCTCCATGTTTGGGGACCAAGAAATCAATCATCACAAAAACCATCACTGGTTCTAATCCATGGATTCGGTCCAATGGCTATGTGGCAATGGCGTCACCAAGTTCAATTCCTCGCTCCACATTTCAATCTATACGTTCCCGATCTAATCTTCTTCGGCGAATCAACAACGAAATCGAAGGAACGAACCGAGATATTTCAAGCAGAGTCTGTTGGAAAATTGTTGGAGAAGATTGGTGTGAAAAAGTACCACGTGGCGGGGACGAGTTATGGTGGTATTGTTGCGTATAATTTAGCGAAAATGTTGggagaagagaaaatagagaaagTTGTTATTGCTAGTTCTGGTGTGAATATGACAAAGAATCATAACGTGGAATTGTTGAAAAAAGTTGGATTGGATAAAATTGAGGATCTTATGTTGCCTTCTACTACTCAACATTTGAGGAAATTGATGTCACTTGCTGTCGCTAAAAGAATCCCTTATGTGCCTAATTTTTTCTTGAAGGACTTCTTAAAT AGATTATACTCAGATAATAGGAAGGAAAAGATGGAGCTCCTAGGTGGTTTGTCCCTCGGAAAGGTCGAGACTTCAAACATTTCACCTCTTCAACAG GAAGTTCTCATACTCTGGGGGGAAGAGGACCATGTATTTCCAGTGCAGATGGCCCATGAATTGAAAGA GATAATCAGTAAGAATGCAAAGATAGAACTGATAAAGGAGGCATCCCATGTGCCTCAAATTGAAAAGCCTGAGGAATTCAACAAAATTATCCTAAAGTTCTTGCGCCCGAGctcttga